Proteins from one Carassius gibelio isolate Cgi1373 ecotype wild population from Czech Republic chromosome A25, carGib1.2-hapl.c, whole genome shotgun sequence genomic window:
- the LOC127947078 gene encoding DCC-interacting protein 13-beta translates to MVLDMDNCSVMTIECEERRYCFQITSPNGRTSLILQAESKKEYEEWICTLNNISRQNYLTDKPEVASDGSAGCDAHHQL, encoded by the exons ATGGTCCTGGATATGGACAACTGTTCTGTCATGACCATCGAGTGTGAGGAGCGCCGCTACTGCTTCCAGATCACTTCACCCAACGGCAGAAC CTCTCTGATTCTTCAAGCTGAGAGTAAGAAGGAATATGAAGAG TGGATTTGCACCCTCAACAACATTTCCAGACAGAATTATCTAACCGACAAGCCTGag gtTGCATCAGACGGCTCTGCAGGCTGTGACGCCCATCACCAGCTTTGA